In a single window of the Oecophyllibacter saccharovorans genome:
- a CDS encoding response regulator transcription factor, whose amino-acid sequence MTAWRPILVVDDDDALRPLLAAQFRSGGGMAVQEARTIEEARQLLNAPDARFDAILLDVTLPDGDGRDFCAELRKTGHRMPIIMLTGSDDEHDIVRGLDAGANDYVVKPFRMGELQARLRAQLRLFENSEDVVFEIGPYEFRPAKKQLLDRTNGQRIHLTEKETAILKFLYRAEGAPVARQVLLNEVWGYNSAVTTHTLETHVYRLRQKIERDLEGAKLLVTSGGGYCLALPRERQS is encoded by the coding sequence ATGACCGCCTGGCGCCCCATTCTGGTAGTCGATGATGATGATGCCCTGCGTCCCCTGCTGGCAGCACAGTTCCGTTCAGGCGGCGGAATGGCCGTGCAGGAGGCGAGGACCATTGAGGAAGCACGTCAGCTTCTGAATGCGCCTGATGCGCGCTTTGATGCCATTCTCCTGGATGTCACCCTGCCGGATGGTGATGGGCGGGATTTCTGTGCCGAATTGCGAAAGACAGGTCACCGGATGCCGATCATCATGCTGACAGGGTCGGATGATGAACATGACATCGTTCGGGGATTGGATGCCGGGGCCAATGATTACGTTGTCAAACCTTTCCGCATGGGCGAACTCCAGGCCCGTCTGCGGGCCCAGCTCCGCTTGTTTGAAAACAGTGAGGATGTCGTTTTCGAAATCGGCCCTTATGAATTCCGGCCGGCCAAGAAACAGCTTCTGGACCGGACCAACGGACAACGCATTCATCTCACTGAAAAAGAAACGGCCATCCTGAAATTTCTCTATCGTGCTGAAGGCGCGCCCGTCGCCCGGCAGGTTCTGCTCAATGAAGTGTGGGGTTACAACTCTGCTGTTACGACCCACACATTGGAGACCCATGTCTATCGCCTGCGCCAGAAAATTGAGCGCGATCTGGAAGGCGCCAAGCTCCTGGTGACTTCGGGGGGCGGATATTGCCTGGCCCTGCCGCGCGAGCGGCAAAGCTGA
- a CDS encoding lysylphosphatidylglycerol synthase transmembrane domain-containing protein, which yields MLIGCLVGAVFLALVLHHVDVRKVWHEMLRAHPGPLLLACLFLLLAYLVRAERWYLTLRAVNSSLARMGTTGIFMMGIAANCILPFRLGDFMRGTMFNRRLGVNASGALVTILVEKIIDLLTIILAGGIALMALPKKATAEFHGVGGGIVLMVGLGLVLSLFFMKYVRAIVIWMVEVILRAAPGPRARISALAGEAFDALDMVAHPKMLPVLLGWSVVSWGLEGCAFWEVARAMPVLADPSAAWVAMPVATLSTALPGTPGSVGTFDFFAARTMRLLGNSHNASTAYAFLVHATVLLVPVVLGGGFFIVDYLRKHVFHKNTSN from the coding sequence TTGCTGATCGGGTGTCTGGTTGGCGCGGTGTTTCTGGCCCTTGTTCTGCATCATGTTGATGTTCGCAAGGTCTGGCATGAAATGCTGCGGGCCCATCCCGGGCCACTGTTACTGGCCTGTCTTTTCCTGCTGCTGGCTTACTTGGTCCGGGCTGAGCGCTGGTATCTGACCCTGCGGGCGGTCAATTCCTCCCTGGCCCGAATGGGCACGACCGGCATTTTCATGATGGGCATTGCCGCCAACTGCATTCTCCCTTTCCGGCTGGGAGATTTCATGCGGGGCACGATGTTCAATCGGCGCCTGGGGGTCAATGCCTCGGGTGCGCTGGTGACTATCCTGGTGGAAAAGATTATTGATCTGCTCACCATCATTCTCGCCGGCGGCATCGCCCTTATGGCGCTGCCTAAGAAAGCGACGGCGGAATTTCATGGCGTGGGCGGCGGCATCGTTCTGATGGTCGGTCTGGGGCTGGTTCTGTCGCTGTTTTTCATGAAATACGTCCGTGCCATCGTGATCTGGATGGTGGAAGTGATCCTGCGCGCCGCTCCCGGTCCCCGTGCGCGTATTAGTGCTCTGGCCGGCGAGGCTTTTGATGCGCTTGATATGGTGGCGCATCCGAAGATGCTCCCCGTCCTGCTGGGATGGTCGGTAGTGTCATGGGGTTTGGAAGGCTGCGCTTTCTGGGAAGTGGCGCGTGCTATGCCGGTACTGGCTGACCCTTCAGCCGCCTGGGTCGCCATGCCGGTCGCGACCCTTTCCACCGCTTTGCCCGGCACGCCTGGCTCGGTAGGCACCTTCGACTTCTTTGCAGCCCGTACCATGCGGCTTCTGGGAAATTCCCATAACGCTTCAACAGCTTATGCGTTTCTCGTGCATGCGACGGTGCTGCTGGTGCCGGTAGTTCTGGGGGGCGGTTTCTTTATCGTCGATTATCTCAGGAAACACGTTTTCCACAAAAACACTTCCAACTGA
- a CDS encoding exodeoxyribonuclease III — MTDTVSNSQALQLMTWNINSLRLRLPLLARLTAERRPHVICLQETKVPDPLFPHEEVRKLGYAHLHYQGMKGYNGVAILSRLPLRAVEDLPLWCGRSDCRHVAADVETGSGAVRVHNFYVPAGGDVPDPLQNEKFAHKLAFIEETAAWFRKHPPRRCVLVGDLNIAPLAHDVWSHKQLLKIVSHTPPETERLLAWMEAGFQDAMRHFIPEPTALFTWWSYRNRDWRKSNRGRRLDHIWLTPDLLPALTDISVLKDVRDWERPSDHVPVCATLAL, encoded by the coding sequence ATGACAGACACCGTTTCCAACTCCCAGGCCCTGCAGCTGATGACCTGGAACATCAATTCACTCCGTCTGCGTCTGCCATTGTTGGCACGCCTTACGGCTGAGCGGCGTCCGCATGTCATCTGTCTTCAGGAGACAAAGGTCCCCGATCCCCTCTTCCCCCATGAAGAGGTCAGGAAGCTGGGATACGCTCACCTGCATTACCAGGGCATGAAGGGTTATAATGGGGTGGCCATTCTCTCACGGCTGCCGCTGAGGGCTGTAGAGGATCTGCCCCTCTGGTGCGGGCGCAGCGATTGCCGCCATGTGGCTGCTGACGTGGAAACAGGGTCGGGGGCCGTGCGGGTGCATAATTTTTATGTGCCTGCGGGCGGAGATGTGCCCGATCCGCTCCAGAACGAAAAATTTGCCCATAAGCTGGCCTTCATTGAAGAAACAGCTGCCTGGTTCAGAAAACATCCGCCCAGACGGTGCGTTCTGGTAGGCGATCTCAACATCGCCCCACTTGCGCATGATGTCTGGAGCCACAAGCAGCTTCTCAAGATCGTCAGCCATACCCCGCCTGAAACCGAGCGTCTCCTGGCTTGGATGGAAGCAGGATTTCAGGATGCCATGCGTCACTTCATCCCTGAGCCGACCGCTCTGTTCACCTGGTGGTCCTATCGCAACCGGGACTGGCGCAAGTCCAATCGCGGGCGACGGCTGGATCATATCTGGCTGACCCCAGACCTGTTACCAGCCCTTACCGATATCAGCGTTCTCAAAGACGTGCGCGACTGGGAACGTCCGTCCGATCACGTTCCGGTCTGTGCAACCCTGGCACTGTAA
- a CDS encoding dipeptidase, producing MLTFDTHIDISWPELTSEGLPAWEREESTPEAQTCFSLPQAREGGLSAACLVAYVPQGPLSAAGHEAAWKRVQAMLEVIHVLGAPGAPHARTVKKAADVQGAVGAGQVALVPVIENGYAVGEDPARLEALVRRFGVRYMTLTHNGHNLLADSAVVRSGPAESHGGLSALGRAMIETMNRHGVLVDVSHAAKSTMMQAVAHSSVPVFASHSCVRSLCDHPRNLDDEQLDALKESGGVLQVTAMPPFLRRGGGGDLTDLVRHIRYAVDRLGIEHVGISSDFDGGGGVAGWQNVAQCRNVTQALKAAGFDASEIEALWGGNMMRLLALAERKAADA from the coding sequence ATGCTGACATTTGATACCCATATCGACATTTCCTGGCCCGAGCTTACCTCTGAGGGACTGCCGGCCTGGGAAAGAGAGGAAAGCACGCCTGAAGCGCAGACCTGTTTCAGTCTTCCCCAGGCGCGGGAAGGGGGGCTGAGTGCGGCCTGTCTGGTAGCCTATGTGCCGCAGGGCCCTCTGAGTGCTGCCGGGCATGAGGCGGCCTGGAAACGGGTGCAGGCGATGCTGGAGGTCATCCATGTGCTTGGCGCTCCGGGCGCACCCCATGCCCGGACTGTGAAAAAGGCCGCTGATGTGCAGGGAGCTGTGGGGGCAGGGCAGGTGGCCCTGGTGCCTGTGATTGAAAACGGGTACGCGGTTGGCGAGGACCCGGCGCGCCTGGAAGCCCTCGTTCGCCGCTTCGGGGTGCGCTACATGACGCTGACGCATAACGGGCACAATCTCCTGGCCGATTCAGCTGTCGTGCGAAGCGGGCCGGCTGAAAGCCATGGCGGCCTGTCGGCACTGGGACGCGCGATGATTGAGACAATGAACCGGCACGGTGTCCTGGTTGATGTGTCGCATGCGGCCAAGAGCACCATGATGCAGGCTGTGGCCCACTCATCTGTACCCGTTTTTGCCAGTCATTCCTGTGTGCGCAGTCTCTGCGACCATCCGCGCAACCTCGATGATGAACAGTTGGATGCGTTGAAGGAAAGTGGCGGGGTGTTACAGGTCACGGCCATGCCGCCTTTCCTGCGTCGTGGTGGGGGTGGGGATCTGACTGATCTGGTGCGCCATATCCGTTATGCGGTCGACCGGCTGGGGATTGAGCATGTCGGTATCTCATCGGATTTCGACGGGGGTGGCGGCGTGGCCGGTTGGCAGAATGTAGCGCAATGCCGAAATGTCACACAGGCTCTGAAGGCAGCTGGGTTTGATGCCAGTGAGATTGAGGCTCTTTGGGGCGGAAATATGATGCGTTTGCTGGCGCTGGCTGAACGGAAGGCTGCTGACGCCTGA
- the uvrC gene encoding excinuclease ABC subunit UvrC, translating to MTEEKMRLENDGKPVFRGVRAIKEALRTIPSNPGVYRMIGQKGEVLYVGKALNLKKRVTSYTHLQRLPNRLKTMVSRTVEMEIVVTRTEAEALLLEANYIRKMQPHFNILLKDDKSYPWLAITRDEFPRLMRHRGKPQKGAAYWGPFATSRAVMQTQQVLERSFLLRSCTDAVFSSRTRPCLLYQIKRCSAPCVGRISTPEYRNLVTQAKEFLNGGAQTLQQTLTREMEAASEAMAYERAALIRDRIRSFTSRMASSAINPTTIDEADVMAISQQGGCSCIQVVFIRGGRNNGNRAFYPVHDVDETAEDVLGAFMLQFYDDKTPPPQVLVNVGLPEEKLLGEALSLQRGRKVQIAVPQRGEKRMVTDHAVLNAREALERKMAESAGQKQLLDGIATLFKLPQSPKRIETYDNSHIMGQSPYGVMIVGGPEGFNKRAYRKYAIRGPVAPGDDFGMMREVMNRRFAHVAKEGEDKAAQSPDWPDLLLIDGGKGQVSAVQKMLAELQVTSVPVVGIAKGVDRNAGREWFHKEGMEPFQLPERDPVLFYLQRLRDEAHRFAITTHRAGRSKAFVHSTLDDVPGIGPVRKKALLTRFGSLRNVRQAALEELEEVPGINRETAQSIYGFFHPEWIRTQGVPLEEGTEENNGGLVEEEEMKFGGNRLKNLSRLPEVTADKGPEVEEAP from the coding sequence ATGACTGAAGAGAAAATGAGATTGGAAAACGACGGGAAACCGGTATTTCGCGGGGTCAGAGCTATCAAGGAAGCGCTCAGGACCATTCCGTCGAATCCTGGTGTCTACCGCATGATCGGGCAGAAAGGGGAAGTGCTTTACGTAGGCAAGGCGCTGAATCTGAAAAAGCGCGTCACCTCGTACACGCATCTGCAGCGACTCCCCAATCGACTCAAGACCATGGTTTCACGGACGGTCGAGATGGAGATCGTCGTGACGCGCACGGAGGCCGAAGCGCTTCTGCTGGAAGCCAATTACATCCGGAAAATGCAGCCGCACTTCAACATCCTGTTGAAGGACGACAAAAGTTATCCCTGGTTGGCCATTACCCGCGACGAGTTCCCGCGCCTTATGCGCCATCGTGGCAAACCGCAGAAGGGAGCTGCTTACTGGGGCCCCTTTGCCACCTCACGTGCGGTCATGCAGACCCAGCAGGTGCTGGAACGCTCATTTCTGCTGCGCTCCTGCACGGACGCGGTCTTTTCCTCGCGGACCCGTCCCTGTCTTCTTTATCAGATCAAGCGTTGTTCTGCGCCGTGTGTGGGACGGATCTCCACGCCGGAATACCGTAACCTGGTGACGCAGGCCAAGGAGTTCCTCAATGGGGGCGCTCAGACTCTGCAACAGACCCTGACCCGTGAGATGGAAGCGGCGTCTGAGGCCATGGCTTATGAGCGGGCTGCGTTGATCAGAGACCGGATCCGCAGCTTTACCAGCCGGATGGCTTCCAGTGCCATCAATCCCACGACAATTGATGAAGCGGATGTCATGGCCATTTCGCAGCAGGGGGGATGTAGCTGCATTCAGGTCGTCTTCATCCGTGGCGGGCGCAACAATGGCAACCGGGCTTTTTATCCGGTTCACGACGTTGATGAGACAGCTGAGGATGTGCTCGGCGCGTTCATGCTGCAGTTTTATGATGATAAGACCCCGCCCCCACAGGTGCTGGTCAATGTAGGGCTGCCTGAGGAAAAGCTCCTGGGGGAGGCCCTGTCGCTGCAGAGAGGGCGCAAGGTCCAGATCGCAGTACCCCAGAGGGGTGAGAAAAGAATGGTCACGGACCATGCCGTTCTCAATGCCCGCGAGGCGCTGGAGCGCAAGATGGCTGAAAGTGCCGGCCAGAAACAGCTTCTGGACGGCATCGCGACCCTGTTCAAGTTGCCCCAAAGCCCCAAGCGCATTGAAACCTATGACAACTCCCACATCATGGGGCAGTCGCCTTACGGGGTTATGATCGTGGGCGGTCCGGAAGGCTTCAACAAGCGGGCTTACCGAAAATACGCCATTCGTGGGCCGGTAGCGCCAGGGGATGATTTCGGCATGATGCGCGAGGTGATGAACCGGCGCTTTGCGCATGTCGCCAAAGAAGGCGAGGACAAGGCCGCCCAGAGCCCTGACTGGCCTGATCTGCTGCTGATCGATGGCGGCAAGGGGCAGGTGAGTGCCGTGCAGAAAATGCTTGCAGAGCTGCAAGTCACTTCCGTGCCGGTTGTCGGCATTGCCAAGGGCGTAGACCGCAATGCCGGACGGGAATGGTTTCACAAGGAAGGGATGGAACCGTTCCAGCTGCCGGAGCGTGACCCGGTGCTCTTCTACCTGCAGCGCCTGCGGGATGAAGCACACCGTTTTGCCATCACCACGCACCGAGCAGGGCGCTCCAAGGCCTTCGTGCATTCAACCCTTGATGATGTACCGGGCATCGGACCCGTGCGCAAGAAAGCCCTGCTGACCCGCTTCGGATCGTTGCGCAACGTGCGGCAGGCAGCGCTGGAGGAGCTTGAGGAAGTGCCGGGTATCAACCGTGAGACGGCCCAATCGATCTACGGGTTTTTCCACCCTGAATGGATCCGGACGCAGGGGGTACCTCTGGAAGAGGGCACTGAGGAGAATAATGGGGGCCTGGTGGAGGAAGAAGAGATGAAATTTGGCGGGAATCGGCTGAAAAACCTGTCCAGGCTTCCTGAAGTGACAGCCGACAAAGGCCCTGAGGTTGAGGAAGCTCCGTGA
- the pgsA gene encoding CDP-diacylglycerol--glycerol-3-phosphate 3-phosphatidyltransferase has product MLTDLPNLLTLFRIASIPVLLLLLACHTGATDVAAFCIYVLACLTDYFDGALARRRCQHSELGRMMDPIADKLLVGALLMDLAGLGRLPCFSLYAAIAIMLREILVSGLREYMASHGAKLPSTRLAKWKTALQMIALGFLVLGAQGAAVFNVPGNFVEKTGAGLLWLSVIPTLVSGWGYLREAFIRMKG; this is encoded by the coding sequence ATGCTGACAGATCTTCCCAATCTTCTGACCCTCTTCCGTATTGCCAGCATTCCAGTGCTGCTACTGCTGCTCGCCTGTCATACCGGTGCGACGGACGTGGCGGCTTTCTGCATTTACGTTCTGGCCTGTCTGACTGATTATTTCGATGGCGCTCTGGCCCGCCGCCGATGCCAGCATTCGGAGCTGGGTCGGATGATGGATCCCATCGCCGACAAGCTCCTTGTGGGTGCCCTTCTGATGGACCTTGCAGGTCTGGGTCGGCTGCCCTGTTTTTCGCTCTATGCGGCGATTGCGATCATGCTGCGCGAGATCCTGGTCAGCGGATTGCGCGAATATATGGCCTCCCATGGCGCCAAGCTTCCTTCCACACGTCTGGCCAAATGGAAAACGGCTTTGCAGATGATAGCGCTGGGATTTCTGGTCCTGGGCGCGCAAGGGGCGGCTGTTTTTAATGTTCCTGGAAATTTTGTGGAAAAAACTGGTGCAGGATTGCTCTGGCTCTCAGTAATTCCGACTCTTGTGAGTGGTTGGGGATATCTTCGCGAAGCATTTATCCGTATGAAAGGTTAA
- the rpmG gene encoding 50S ribosomal protein L33, with translation MAKTNVIQIRLVSSADTGYFYVTKKNARSATGKLEMRKYDPVVRKHVVFREAKIK, from the coding sequence ATGGCCAAGACAAACGTTATTCAGATCCGTCTCGTTTCTTCTGCAGATACGGGATATTTCTACGTTACGAAGAAAAATGCGCGTTCTGCGACTGGCAAGCTTGAAATGCGCAAATATGATCCGGTCGTGCGCAAGCACGTCGTGTTTCGCGAAGCCAAGATCAAATGA
- a CDS encoding FtsB family cell division protein, producing MKVGVIIRRGLQAILPPLIFLLLTGYFIWNALRGEHGIQAYQEQLTLRQQAETALKNAHQEQDIWRRRVAELSEQSLDRDILDERSRAMLNTSQSDEIIVPYGDHDHLY from the coding sequence ATGAAAGTTGGCGTGATTATCCGTCGCGGTCTTCAGGCCATCCTTCCCCCTCTGATATTTCTACTGCTGACAGGGTATTTCATCTGGAATGCGCTTAGGGGAGAACACGGGATCCAGGCTTACCAGGAGCAGCTCACTCTGCGCCAGCAGGCTGAGACTGCGCTTAAGAATGCCCACCAGGAACAGGATATCTGGCGGCGACGCGTGGCTGAACTCAGCGAACAGTCACTGGACCGCGATATTCTCGACGAACGCAGTAGAGCAATGCTCAATACCAGTCAGTCCGATGAGATCATCGTGCCCTACGGCGATCATGATCATCTTTACTGA
- the eno gene encoding phosphopyruvate hydratase encodes MSAIVDILAREILDSRGNPTVEVEVTLDSGVVGRAAVPSGASTGAHEAVELRDGDKNRFFGKGVQKAVNAVNTEIAETLLGMDSEDQISIDKAMLELDGTANKSRLGANAILGVSLAVARASAEELDLPLYAYVGGTFAHLLPVPMMNVINGGEHADNAIDFQEFMIQPVGAPTFAEGLRMGAEVFAALKKDLKGQGLNTNVGDEGGFAPDLKSADQALSLLVKAVGDAGYKIGEDVTFAMDCAASEFYKDGKYELKGEGKSLTSSQMIDYLEELVNKYPIVSIEDGLAEDDWTGWEELTKRLGNKIQLVGDDLFVTNPDRVIEGIKKHVANALLVKVNQIGTLTETLKAVDVAHKAGYRCVMSHRSGETEDSTIADLSVAVNCGQIKTGSLSRSDRMAKYNQLLRIEEQLGDAAEYAGRSILTRY; translated from the coding sequence TTGAGCGCCATTGTTGATATTCTTGCCCGTGAAATCCTCGACAGCCGTGGCAACCCCACGGTTGAGGTTGAGGTTACGCTTGATTCCGGCGTTGTGGGACGCGCTGCCGTTCCGTCCGGTGCCTCCACCGGCGCGCATGAAGCCGTTGAGCTCCGTGACGGAGATAAAAACCGCTTCTTCGGCAAAGGCGTGCAGAAAGCCGTCAACGCCGTGAACACGGAAATTGCCGAAACCCTTCTCGGCATGGATTCCGAAGACCAGATCTCCATCGACAAAGCCATGCTCGAGCTTGATGGCACGGCCAACAAAAGCCGTCTCGGCGCCAATGCCATCCTGGGCGTGTCCCTGGCTGTCGCCCGCGCTTCAGCTGAAGAGCTGGATCTGCCCCTTTATGCTTATGTCGGCGGCACTTTTGCCCACCTTCTCCCCGTTCCGATGATGAACGTCATCAACGGTGGTGAGCATGCTGACAATGCCATCGACTTCCAGGAATTCATGATCCAGCCAGTTGGCGCGCCCACCTTCGCTGAAGGTCTGCGGATGGGTGCCGAGGTGTTCGCCGCGCTGAAAAAGGATCTCAAGGGCCAGGGCCTCAACACCAATGTCGGTGATGAAGGCGGCTTCGCCCCCGATCTGAAATCCGCCGACCAGGCCCTGAGCCTGCTGGTGAAAGCGGTTGGTGATGCCGGCTACAAAATCGGTGAAGACGTAACCTTTGCCATGGATTGCGCTGCCAGCGAATTCTACAAGGATGGCAAATACGAGCTGAAGGGCGAAGGCAAGAGCCTGACCTCCAGCCAGATGATCGACTATCTGGAAGAGCTCGTGAACAAATATCCCATCGTCTCCATCGAAGACGGTCTGGCTGAAGATGACTGGACCGGATGGGAAGAGCTGACCAAGCGCCTTGGCAACAAGATCCAGCTGGTCGGTGATGATCTGTTCGTGACCAACCCTGACCGTGTCATCGAAGGCATCAAGAAGCATGTTGCTAATGCCCTGCTGGTCAAGGTCAACCAGATCGGCACCCTGACGGAAACCCTCAAGGCTGTCGATGTCGCTCACAAGGCTGGTTATCGCTGCGTGATGAGCCATCGTTCCGGTGAGACGGAAGACAGCACCATCGCTGATCTGTCTGTCGCCGTGAATTGCGGTCAGATCAAGACCGGTTCCCTGTCGCGCTCCGACCGTATGGCCAAATACAACCAGCTGCTCCGCATTGAGGAACAGCTTGGTGACGCAGCTGAATATGCCGGTCGCAGCATCCTGACGCGCTACTGA
- a CDS encoding DUF3429 domain-containing protein encodes MKPFPALVVALNLVAAFAVLTSGSILFMAGTFRPLPEISVALLAFGGCLGAFEGAVHWGFTIDRPDVILPRANPLTDRRRAWLGGGALLWFWLALCVGLLCSFKAGFLLEALGFAFQFAIERIAGRWGRLPPGYQHVKLAFTVLVEIGLVLAALSPQGKV; translated from the coding sequence GTGAAACCTTTTCCTGCCCTGGTCGTGGCATTGAACCTCGTGGCGGCATTCGCTGTCTTGACTTCAGGCAGCATTCTTTTCATGGCTGGAACTTTCCGCCCCCTGCCGGAAATTTCCGTGGCCCTGCTGGCTTTCGGCGGTTGTCTGGGGGCATTTGAAGGGGCGGTGCACTGGGGTTTTACCATTGATCGCCCCGATGTGATTCTCCCGCGTGCCAATCCACTGACTGACCGTCGCCGTGCCTGGTTGGGAGGAGGGGCGTTGCTGTGGTTCTGGCTTGCGCTGTGTGTGGGGCTGCTATGCAGCTTCAAGGCTGGTTTTCTGTTGGAGGCGCTGGGGTTCGCCTTCCAGTTTGCCATTGAGCGAATCGCAGGCCGCTGGGGGCGCCTGCCCCCCGGCTACCAGCACGTCAAGCTGGCTTTCACGGTTCTGGTTGAAATCGGCCTGGTTCTGGCCGCCCTTTCGCCCCAGGGTAAAGTCTGA
- the kdsA gene encoding 3-deoxy-8-phosphooctulonate synthase — MTVRVGSLTLGQTQPLVLIAGPCQIESRQHALEMAQGLTSLCRKLGMGLIYKSSYDKANRSSLQGPRGVGMTQGLDILAEVREKYAVPVLTDVHAPDQCAPVASAVDVLQIPAFLCRQTDLLLAAGRTGRAINVKKGQFLAPQAMANVVEKITSTGNDNILLCERGTCFGYGQLINDMRGLPIMAQTGFPVVFDATHSVQQPGALGTATGGERQFVAPLARAAVATSIAAVFIETHQDPDHAPSDGPTMVPLSELETLLRQLQQIDALVKNPHFGRVLPA; from the coding sequence ATGACAGTCCGCGTCGGATCGCTCACCCTCGGTCAGACGCAGCCACTGGTTCTGATCGCGGGGCCGTGTCAGATCGAGTCACGGCAGCATGCGCTGGAAATGGCCCAGGGCCTGACAAGCCTGTGCCGCAAGCTGGGCATGGGGCTGATTTACAAGAGCAGCTATGACAAGGCCAACCGCAGCTCTCTGCAGGGGCCGCGCGGCGTGGGCATGACCCAGGGGCTGGATATCCTGGCCGAGGTGCGGGAAAAATATGCTGTTCCCGTGCTGACAGACGTGCATGCGCCTGACCAATGTGCCCCTGTCGCTTCGGCCGTGGATGTTCTGCAGATTCCGGCCTTCCTGTGTCGCCAGACTGATCTGCTGCTGGCCGCCGGACGCACCGGGCGCGCCATTAACGTGAAAAAGGGTCAGTTTCTCGCCCCCCAAGCCATGGCGAACGTGGTGGAGAAAATCACCTCGACAGGAAACGACAACATTCTACTGTGCGAGCGCGGCACCTGTTTCGGTTACGGCCAACTGATCAATGACATGCGCGGCCTGCCGATCATGGCGCAAACAGGTTTCCCGGTTGTTTTCGATGCCACCCATTCCGTCCAGCAACCAGGCGCGCTCGGCACAGCCACAGGTGGTGAACGCCAGTTCGTTGCTCCCCTGGCGCGCGCTGCGGTCGCCACGAGCATTGCGGCAGTCTTCATCGAAACGCATCAGGACCCCGACCATGCTCCCAGCGACGGGCCGACCATGGTGCCCCTGTCTGAGCTGGAGACCCTCTTGCGTCAGCTCCAGCAAATTGATGCGCTGGTGAAAAACCCCCACTTCGGACGCGTTCTGCCAGCTTAA